A single window of Methylocella tundrae DNA harbors:
- the nifJ gene encoding pyruvate:ferredoxin (flavodoxin) oxidoreductase: MDGNTAVAHIAYRINEVCAIYPITPSSTMAELADQWAAEGRKNIWGAVPVVQEMQSEGGAAGAVHGALQSGAMTTTFTASQGLLLMLPNMLKIAGELTSTVFHVAARSLATSALSIFGDHSDVMTVRTTGFALISSANVQEAHDTALIAEAATLEARVPFLHFFDGFRTSHELNTLELVGDDDIRAMISNDLVRAHRARALNPENPFIRGTSQNPDTYFQAREAVSPFYARTPKIVEDAMARFAAVTGRRYGLFEYEGAPDAERVLILMGSGAETARETVKALVARGEKVGALQVRLYRPFSAEHFLAALPPSVGAIAVLEQTKEPGATGEPLYLDVIATLAQGVGDGQRSSMPRVIGGRYGISSKDFTPAMVKSALDQLAKRDAQNKFAGRNSFTLGIDDDLSHSNLAVDPGFSIEPDNTTRAVFYGLGADGTVGANKNSVKIIAEDAGRYAQGYFVYDSHKSGAQTVSHLRFGPNPIKAPYLIVSASFVACHQFSFLERQDVLRVAAPGGVFLLNSPYGQNNSWDALPRSVQQQIIDKRLRFFVIDASKVARDVGLGARTNTILQTCFFAISGVLPRETAIKHIKESIRHSYGSKGEAVVAKNFAAVDETLERLFEVTTPLFATNPKDRPPIVAASAPEFVRRFTARMLVGRGDDIPVSLMPPDGAFPSGTSAYEKRNIAEAVPVWETDLCIQCGQCSFVCPHSVIRAKYYNEAALAGAPSSFKSAPINARGYPEARFTLQFYVEDCTGCGLCIEACPAISPREPGVKAINLATKEPLVATERANIAFFETLPVNDRARVDFANVRGVQFLEPLFEFSGACGGCGETPYLKLLSQLFGDRAQIANATGCSSIYGGNLPVTPWTKNHEGRGPAWSNSLFEDNAEFGLGFRLAADKHLEIARTLLTELAQTVGEDLAADILSAPQIHEYEIRAQRIRVAELKTRLLKLEGEAAQDLLSVVDHLVRRSIWIVGGDGWAYDIGYGGLDHVLASGRNVNVLVLDTEVYSNTGGQASKATPLGAVAKFAAAGKRVARKDLALQAIAYGNVYVAQVAMGANPQQTLDAFREAEAYDGPSLILAYSQCIAHGIDMRFGMKQQDLAVASGYWPLLRFNPAMRTAGKNPFQLDSPRPTIAFKDYAYNEIRYSSLARTLPDEAAALLLDAQAAVIDKYQQYEDIAARDGSRFVPGVGVVVKPAS, from the coding sequence ATGGACGGCAATACCGCGGTGGCGCATATCGCCTATCGCATCAATGAAGTATGCGCCATTTACCCGATCACCCCCTCATCGACCATGGCGGAACTCGCTGACCAGTGGGCGGCGGAAGGGCGCAAGAACATCTGGGGCGCCGTTCCTGTGGTGCAGGAGATGCAGAGCGAGGGAGGAGCCGCTGGCGCTGTCCACGGCGCGCTTCAGTCGGGCGCCATGACGACGACCTTCACGGCCTCGCAAGGCCTGCTTCTGATGTTGCCCAATATGCTGAAGATCGCCGGCGAGCTGACATCCACCGTGTTTCATGTCGCCGCGCGCTCTCTTGCGACCTCAGCTCTGTCGATCTTCGGAGACCACTCCGACGTGATGACCGTTCGCACCACAGGATTCGCGCTGATCTCTTCCGCCAATGTGCAGGAGGCTCATGACACGGCGCTCATAGCCGAGGCCGCGACCCTTGAAGCGCGGGTCCCTTTCCTGCATTTCTTCGACGGCTTTCGCACCTCGCATGAACTCAATACGCTTGAGCTTGTCGGCGACGATGACATCCGCGCCATGATCTCCAACGATCTCGTGCGCGCCCATCGGGCCCGCGCGCTCAACCCCGAGAACCCATTCATTCGCGGCACATCGCAAAACCCCGACACCTATTTCCAGGCGCGCGAGGCGGTCAGCCCGTTCTACGCCAGGACGCCGAAGATCGTCGAAGACGCTATGGCGCGCTTTGCGGCCGTTACCGGACGGCGCTACGGCCTCTTTGAGTATGAAGGCGCGCCCGACGCCGAACGTGTCCTTATCCTGATGGGCTCCGGCGCCGAGACGGCCCGGGAGACGGTCAAGGCGCTGGTCGCGCGCGGCGAGAAAGTCGGCGCGCTCCAGGTGCGGCTCTATCGCCCCTTTTCAGCGGAGCATTTCCTTGCCGCGCTGCCGCCGTCGGTCGGCGCGATCGCGGTTCTGGAACAGACCAAAGAGCCCGGCGCCACAGGCGAACCGCTCTACCTCGACGTCATCGCCACGCTCGCGCAGGGCGTTGGAGACGGCCAGCGATCGTCGATGCCGCGCGTCATCGGTGGCCGCTATGGCATCTCGTCAAAAGACTTTACACCGGCGATGGTGAAGTCCGCGCTTGATCAACTCGCCAAGCGTGATGCGCAAAACAAGTTCGCAGGACGCAACAGCTTCACCCTCGGCATTGATGACGACCTCTCCCACAGCAATCTCGCGGTGGACCCAGGCTTTTCGATCGAGCCGGACAACACCACCCGCGCGGTCTTTTACGGCCTTGGCGCCGATGGCACTGTGGGCGCGAATAAAAACAGCGTGAAGATCATCGCCGAGGATGCGGGGCGCTACGCGCAGGGCTATTTCGTCTATGATTCCCACAAATCCGGCGCACAGACGGTTTCGCATCTGCGGTTCGGCCCAAACCCGATCAAGGCGCCCTATCTCATCGTCTCCGCAAGCTTCGTCGCCTGCCATCAGTTCAGCTTTCTCGAACGGCAGGACGTGCTGCGCGTTGCGGCGCCGGGCGGCGTCTTTCTCCTCAACAGCCCCTATGGGCAAAACAACAGCTGGGATGCGCTGCCCCGCTCGGTGCAGCAGCAGATCATCGACAAACGATTGCGCTTCTTTGTCATCGACGCCTCAAAGGTCGCCCGCGACGTCGGCCTTGGCGCTCGCACCAACACTATTCTGCAGACATGTTTCTTCGCTATATCCGGCGTCTTGCCGCGCGAGACGGCGATCAAGCATATCAAGGAATCCATCCGGCACAGCTACGGAAGCAAGGGCGAAGCGGTCGTAGCCAAGAATTTTGCCGCGGTCGATGAGACATTGGAGCGCCTTTTCGAGGTCACAACGCCGCTTTTCGCAACCAATCCGAAAGACCGGCCCCCCATCGTTGCGGCCTCCGCCCCCGAGTTCGTGCGGCGCTTCACCGCCCGGATGCTGGTTGGGCGCGGAGACGATATTCCAGTGAGCCTGATGCCGCCGGACGGCGCCTTTCCTTCCGGGACGAGCGCCTATGAGAAGCGCAATATCGCCGAGGCCGTACCAGTCTGGGAGACTGATCTTTGCATCCAATGCGGACAATGCAGCTTCGTCTGCCCGCACAGCGTCATTCGCGCCAAATATTACAATGAGGCGGCGCTCGCGGGGGCGCCATCCAGCTTCAAGTCGGCGCCGATCAATGCGCGCGGCTACCCTGAAGCGCGCTTCACCCTGCAATTCTATGTGGAGGACTGCACCGGCTGCGGTCTTTGCATTGAAGCCTGCCCGGCAATCAGCCCGCGCGAACCGGGCGTCAAGGCAATCAACCTCGCGACCAAGGAGCCATTGGTCGCAACGGAACGCGCCAACATCGCGTTCTTTGAGACATTGCCGGTCAATGATCGCGCCCGCGTCGATTTCGCCAATGTTAGAGGCGTGCAATTTCTCGAACCTTTGTTCGAGTTTTCCGGCGCCTGTGGCGGATGCGGCGAGACGCCTTATCTCAAGCTGCTCTCGCAATTATTCGGCGACAGGGCGCAGATCGCCAACGCCACCGGCTGCTCATCGATCTATGGCGGCAATCTCCCGGTGACGCCCTGGACCAAGAACCACGAGGGGCGCGGGCCAGCCTGGTCGAATTCGCTGTTCGAGGACAATGCGGAGTTTGGGCTCGGCTTTCGGCTGGCCGCCGACAAGCATCTCGAAATCGCCCGGACCCTGCTGACAGAGCTCGCCCAGACGGTGGGTGAAGATCTCGCCGCGGATATACTAAGCGCGCCGCAAATCCATGAATATGAAATCCGCGCCCAGCGCATCCGCGTCGCCGAACTCAAGACGCGATTGCTAAAACTCGAGGGCGAGGCCGCGCAAGATCTTTTGTCGGTGGTCGACCATCTCGTGCGGCGCAGCATCTGGATTGTCGGCGGCGATGGCTGGGCCTACGACATAGGCTATGGCGGCCTCGATCACGTGCTGGCGAGCGGGCGCAACGTCAATGTGCTGGTGCTTGACACAGAGGTCTATTCCAATACCGGCGGCCAGGCCTCGAAAGCGACGCCGCTCGGCGCGGTCGCGAAATTCGCCGCGGCGGGCAAGCGTGTGGCGCGCAAAGATCTCGCGCTGCAGGCGATCGCCTACGGCAATGTCTATGTGGCGCAAGTCGCCATGGGCGCCAATCCACAACAGACGCTGGATGCGTTCCGGGAAGCCGAGGCTTACGATGGGCCCTCGCTCATCCTCGCTTACAGCCAGTGTATCGCGCATGGCATAGACATGCGCTTTGGCATGAAGCAGCAGGACCTTGCAGTGGCCAGCGGCTATTGGCCCTTGCTCCGCTTCAACCCCGCCATGCGGACGGCCGGCAAAAACCCATTCCAGCTTGATTCTCCGCGCCCGACGATCGCGTTCAAGGATTATGCCTATAATGAGATCCGCTACTCGTCTCTCGCCCGGACGCTTCCGGATGAAGCGGCGGCGCTGCTTCTCGACGCCCAGGCCGCGGTGATCGACAAATATCAGCAATATGAGGATATTGCCGCGCGAGACGGCAGCCGGTTCGTGCCCGGCGTCGGCGTCGTCGTGAAACCGGCGTCTTAA
- a CDS encoding NAD(P)-binding protein yields MTAFARDMTPTVDLTRERGTGPVRRQRPIYVDMLPPCNAACPAGENIQAWLALAQAGKFQAAWEALIRDNPLPAVHGRVCYHPCETNCNRKDLDSAVNIHSVERFLGDLAAEQGWAMPSDKAATGKRVLVIGAGPSGLSAAYHLTRLGHEVEIHEAGPLPGGMLHFGIPAYRLPREDLMKEIGRIEQMGVKIVLNHRVDDVLAEQQAGRFDAIFIAIGAQLSKHVDIPARDAVKVLDAVSMLRDMESGAAPRLGRRVVVYGGGNTAMDAARTARRLGAEEALIVYRRDRAHMPAREFEADEALAEGVKIKWLTSIKAIDGAALTVEVMRIDEAGRAQPTGQFETLHADSVVLALGQDADSGFLRKIPEIVFGADGTVVVAPNMMTGRPGVFAGGDMAPGERSVTVATGHGKKAARHIDAWLRGADCAHPAKHPIIEFGALNLPIYADAIPSTQQELPASARGAGFDEVVSGLSEAESLHEAKRCLSCGNCFECDNCFAACPEDAIAKLGPGQRYAIDYALCTGCAVCVEQCPCHAMEMVPERG; encoded by the coding sequence GTGACAGCCTTTGCCCGCGACATGACGCCGACCGTCGACTTGACGCGAGAGAGAGGGACGGGCCCGGTGCGTCGCCAGCGCCCGATCTATGTCGACATGCTGCCCCCGTGCAACGCGGCCTGCCCCGCTGGCGAGAATATCCAGGCCTGGCTGGCGTTGGCGCAGGCAGGCAAGTTCCAGGCGGCCTGGGAAGCGCTGATCCGCGACAACCCTTTGCCGGCGGTGCACGGGCGGGTCTGCTACCATCCTTGCGAGACGAACTGCAATCGCAAGGATCTCGACTCCGCGGTGAACATTCATTCGGTAGAGCGTTTCCTCGGCGATCTTGCCGCGGAACAAGGCTGGGCGATGCCGAGCGACAAGGCCGCCACCGGCAAGCGCGTACTGGTGATCGGCGCCGGCCCGAGCGGCCTGTCTGCAGCCTATCACCTTACGCGGCTCGGCCATGAGGTAGAGATCCACGAGGCGGGACCGTTGCCGGGCGGCATGCTGCACTTCGGCATCCCTGCCTATCGTCTGCCGCGCGAGGATCTGATGAAGGAGATCGGACGGATCGAGCAGATGGGCGTCAAGATCGTCCTCAATCATCGTGTAGATGATGTGTTGGCCGAGCAGCAGGCGGGCCGGTTCGACGCCATCTTCATCGCCATCGGCGCCCAGCTTTCAAAACATGTAGACATTCCAGCGCGCGACGCCGTCAAGGTGCTGGACGCCGTCTCCATGCTGCGCGATATGGAGTCCGGCGCCGCGCCGCGCCTCGGCCGGCGCGTGGTGGTCTACGGCGGCGGAAATACCGCCATGGACGCCGCCCGCACGGCGCGACGGCTCGGCGCCGAGGAAGCGTTGATCGTCTACCGCCGCGACAGAGCGCACATGCCGGCGCGCGAGTTCGAGGCAGACGAAGCCTTGGCGGAAGGCGTGAAGATCAAATGGCTGACTTCAATCAAGGCCATTGATGGGGCCGCTCTCACCGTTGAAGTGATGCGCATCGACGAGGCGGGCCGCGCCCAGCCGACTGGACAGTTCGAGACGTTGCACGCCGACTCCGTGGTGCTGGCGCTCGGCCAGGACGCCGACAGCGGCTTTCTCAGGAAGATCCCCGAGATTGTCTTTGGAGCGGATGGAACCGTTGTCGTCGCGCCAAACATGATGACCGGCCGGCCGGGCGTCTTCGCGGGCGGCGACATGGCGCCGGGCGAGCGTTCCGTCACGGTGGCGACGGGCCATGGCAAGAAGGCCGCCCGCCACATCGACGCCTGGCTGAGAGGAGCCGACTGCGCACATCCCGCCAAGCATCCCATCATCGAGTTTGGCGCATTGAATCTACCAATCTATGCCGACGCCATTCCTTCGACGCAGCAGGAATTGCCGGCGTCAGCGCGGGGCGCGGGTTTCGACGAGGTCGTCAGCGGCCTCAGCGAGGCTGAATCGCTGCACGAGGCCAAGCGGTGCCTCTCCTGCGGCAATTGCTTTGAATGCGACAATTGCTTTGCCGCCTGCCCGGAAGACGCCATCGCCAAGCTGGGTCCCGGACAACGCTATGCGATCGACTATGCTCTATGCACCGGCTGCGCGGTTTGCGTTGAACAATGTCCGTGCCACGCTATGGAAATGGTCCCCGAACGCGGCTGA
- a CDS encoding alpha/beta hydrolase, whose amino-acid sequence MPLAEPLAEPSFESCFISASDGLRLHFRDYGSPLDPGLPVVCLPGLTRSAADFGPLASALAGGLAGNRRRRVLALDYRGRGLSGYDRDWKNYSLPVENDDILSVLTAAGVERAVLVGTSRGGLHVMLLSATRPSIIAGAVLNDIGPVLEPQGLARIRSYVGKLPPPKSEADAVDLLKRLMSEHFKGLREADWALYAKLTFADETGRFGGRYDQKLMKTIESIDLEQPAPALWAQFDGLRAVPLLAIRGGNSDLLSPATLAEMARRHPNCETYIVEGQGHPPLLIDAPSIQRIAAFVAQTEG is encoded by the coding sequence ATGCCCCTTGCCGAGCCCCTTGCCGAGCCCTCCTTTGAGAGCTGCTTTATCTCCGCGTCCGATGGACTAAGGCTTCACTTTCGCGACTATGGTTCGCCGCTCGACCCCGGCCTGCCAGTCGTGTGCCTGCCGGGACTGACGCGCAGCGCGGCCGATTTCGGCCCGCTTGCGAGCGCTCTCGCCGGCGGCCTTGCCGGAAACAGGCGGCGGCGCGTTCTGGCGCTCGATTATCGCGGCCGCGGCCTCTCCGGCTATGATCGGGACTGGAAAAACTACAGCCTGCCCGTCGAGAACGACGACATACTGTCTGTGCTGACCGCAGCCGGCGTCGAACGCGCGGTTCTCGTCGGAACATCGCGCGGCGGCCTCCATGTCATGCTGCTGTCCGCGACGCGGCCGTCCATCATAGCCGGCGCCGTCCTCAATGACATCGGCCCGGTTCTGGAGCCGCAGGGACTCGCGCGCATTCGCAGCTATGTCGGCAAGCTGCCGCCGCCAAAGTCGGAGGCCGACGCCGTCGATCTGCTGAAGCGATTGATGAGCGAACACTTCAAGGGCCTCCGCGAGGCCGACTGGGCGCTCTACGCCAAACTGACCTTCGCCGATGAAACGGGACGTTTCGGCGGGCGCTATGATCAAAAGCTGATGAAGACGATCGAAAGCATCGATCTGGAACAGCCTGCGCCCGCGCTCTGGGCGCAGTTCGATGGCCTGCGCGCGGTTCCGCTGCTGGCGATCCGCGGCGGCAATTCCGACCTTCTCTCGCCCGCGACGCTGGCGGAAATGGCGCGCCGCCACCCGAATTGCGAGACCTATATCGTCGAGGGCCAGGGTCATCCGCCCCTCCTCATCGACGCTCCTTCCATTCAAAGGATCGCGGCTTTCGTCGCTCAAACGGAAGGATGA
- a CDS encoding response regulator — MEKPGNQQCFALVVEDEPLVRMLGVDVLESAGFVVIEACNADEALAVLTRRSDISVVFTDVDMPGSLDGLDLAWRIHECWPGIGVVLTSGRYTIEPRLMPREDAFVPKPYAVSSLLAQIERVVARASAERDR, encoded by the coding sequence ATGGAAAAGCCCGGCAATCAACAGTGCTTCGCTCTCGTCGTTGAAGATGAACCGCTCGTGCGCATGCTCGGCGTCGATGTTCTGGAGAGCGCCGGCTTTGTCGTGATTGAGGCCTGCAATGCCGATGAGGCCTTGGCCGTGCTGACGCGGCGGTCCGATATCAGCGTCGTCTTTACCGACGTCGACATGCCGGGCTCACTCGATGGCCTCGACCTTGCCTGGCGCATTCATGAATGCTGGCCCGGAATAGGCGTGGTTCTGACCTCCGGCCGCTATACGATCGAGCCCCGATTGATGCCGCGCGAGGACGCTTTCGTGCCAAAGCCCTATGCCGTCTCTTCCTTGCTGGCGCAGATCGAAAGGGTGGTGGCGCGGGCCTCGGCCGAGCGAGATCGCTGA
- a CDS encoding transglycosylase SLT domain-containing protein — translation MLTRSYLFSPPRVRLIGSSLSGPRLNGARLAIGIGALALGLSGAYVKQKGLGFSPSDWPEPIRALLAPEPRFAPPAVPFLREEAPDEDDADIGARPEAPPVNLTTAAHELGRDLAGFKEAISFYKSGDLAGGDAAAKAATDPIVQTALEWIALRTFSRESGFDRMQAFIAAHPSWPAQGWLRKLSEEALFGDRKKSALIKSYFSTSEPQTPAGKLALARALKDDGKSAEAAALVRGVWREADLNAALEAKIRADFGSYLEKADHKYRAERLLYKEQTANAMRAAVLAGPDVVALARARAAVIAEAPSDKLLAAVPAPLRADAGYKFAMIQKLRRADKISEAVALMLAAPRDPIVLINGDEWWVERRLLARKLLDGGDAKTAYKICAEHSAMTREMQIEAEFHAGWIALRFLNDPARAAAHFDTLIKLAATPMSRARAAYWRGRAAEASANPDAAGTAKAFYEQAATHPATYYGQLSREKLGLSAAPIRMPATEAAGEARDPSVKVIELLYAVGEKALAYPLVLEAARHLEDPAQVAALAKVVARQQDAHVSLTVGKIASQRGIALDELAFPTYGVPAFQPLPNSADPSVVYSIARQESAFDTSAVSSAGAKGLMQMIAATARTTAQRAGVAFDENRLIADAAFNAQLAAAHLGQLLAESRGSYILAFASYNAGGRRVKQWLDAYGDPRKPGVDAIDWVERIPFTETRNYVQRVMENLNIYRIRFTAAPMQKAEAEANP, via the coding sequence ATGCTCACGAGGTCATATCTCTTCAGCCCGCCCCGCGTCCGGCTCATCGGTTCGAGCCTTTCCGGTCCAAGGCTCAATGGCGCGAGGCTGGCGATCGGGATCGGCGCCCTCGCGCTCGGCCTCAGCGGGGCCTATGTCAAGCAGAAGGGTCTTGGCTTCTCCCCTTCCGACTGGCCGGAGCCAATCCGCGCGCTCCTTGCCCCCGAGCCGCGATTCGCGCCGCCCGCCGTGCCATTTCTGCGCGAAGAGGCGCCCGACGAGGATGACGCCGACATTGGCGCCCGCCCCGAAGCACCGCCGGTCAATCTGACCACGGCAGCCCATGAACTCGGACGCGACCTCGCCGGGTTCAAGGAAGCGATCTCCTTCTATAAATCCGGCGATCTGGCGGGCGGCGACGCCGCCGCGAAGGCCGCTACGGACCCGATCGTTCAAACGGCGCTCGAATGGATTGCGCTGCGGACATTTTCCCGCGAATCGGGCTTCGACCGTATGCAGGCCTTCATCGCGGCGCATCCCTCCTGGCCAGCGCAGGGCTGGCTGCGCAAACTCAGCGAAGAGGCCTTGTTCGGCGACCGCAAGAAATCGGCTCTGATCAAATCCTATTTCTCGACATCCGAGCCTCAGACGCCGGCGGGCAAGCTCGCACTCGCGCGCGCGCTGAAAGACGATGGCAAGAGCGCTGAGGCCGCCGCCCTCGTGCGCGGCGTCTGGCGCGAGGCCGATCTCAACGCCGCGCTCGAAGCAAAGATCAGAGCCGATTTTGGCTCCTATCTCGAAAAGGCCGATCACAAATATCGCGCCGAACGCCTGCTCTACAAGGAGCAGACGGCAAATGCGATGCGCGCCGCGGTCCTCGCGGGGCCGGATGTCGTCGCCCTTGCCCGCGCGCGCGCGGCTGTCATCGCGGAGGCGCCGAGCGACAAACTCCTCGCCGCAGTGCCTGCCCCCTTGCGCGCGGACGCGGGCTATAAATTCGCGATGATTCAAAAACTGCGGCGTGCGGACAAAATCAGCGAAGCCGTCGCCCTCATGCTGGCGGCGCCGCGCGACCCGATCGTCCTGATCAATGGCGATGAATGGTGGGTCGAGCGCCGTCTCCTGGCGCGAAAGCTCCTCGACGGGGGCGATGCGAAAACCGCGTACAAAATATGTGCGGAACATTCCGCGATGACGCGGGAGATGCAGATCGAGGCCGAGTTCCACGCCGGCTGGATCGCGCTGCGCTTCCTCAACGACCCTGCCCGCGCCGCAGCGCATTTCGACACGCTGATCAAGCTTGCCGCGACGCCAATGTCCAGGGCGCGGGCGGCCTACTGGCGTGGCCGCGCCGCCGAGGCCTCCGCGAACCCGGACGCGGCCGGGACGGCGAAAGCCTTTTATGAGCAGGCGGCAACGCATCCCGCAACCTATTACGGGCAACTCTCGCGCGAAAAACTCGGGCTGAGCGCGGCTCCGATCCGTATGCCGGCGACCGAGGCGGCGGGCGAGGCGCGCGACCCATCCGTCAAGGTGATCGAACTTCTCTACGCCGTCGGCGAGAAAGCCCTCGCCTATCCGCTCGTCCTTGAGGCGGCCCGCCACCTCGAGGACCCCGCGCAAGTCGCCGCGCTCGCGAAAGTCGTCGCGCGGCAGCAGGACGCGCATGTCTCGCTCACTGTCGGCAAGATTGCGAGCCAGCGCGGCATTGCTCTCGATGAGCTCGCCTTTCCGACCTATGGCGTTCCGGCGTTTCAGCCTTTGCCGAATTCGGCCGACCCTTCCGTCGTCTATTCGATTGCGCGCCAGGAGAGCGCGTTCGATACGAGCGCGGTTTCGAGCGCCGGCGCCAAGGGCTTGATGCAGATGATCGCCGCGACCGCGCGAACCACGGCCCAGCGCGCTGGCGTCGCATTCGACGAGAACAGGCTCATCGCCGACGCCGCCTTCAATGCGCAGCTCGCCGCCGCCCATCTCGGCCAACTCCTCGCCGAGAGCCGCGGCTCCTACATCCTCGCCTTCGCGTCCTATAACGCCGGCGGCAGGCGAGTGAAGCAATGGCTCGACGCTTATGGCGATCCGCGCAAGCCGGGCGTCGATGCAATCGATTGGGTGGAGCGCATTCCGTTCACCGAGACGCGGAATTATGTCCAGCGCGTCATGGAGAATCTCAACATCTATCGCATCCGCTTCACCGCCGCGCCCATGCAAAAGGCCGAAGCCGAAGCAAATCCCTAA
- the dapA gene encoding 4-hydroxy-tetrahydrodipicolinate synthase: MTKKAAFRGSITALVTPFKDGAFDEATYRALVDWQIESGTHGLSPAGTTGESPTLSHAEHRDVIATCIKEARGRVPVIAGTGSNNTHEAIELSRFAEKAGADGLLIVAPYYNKPSQEGLYQHYKAINDAVGIPIILYNIPPRSVVDISVETMKRLFELKNIAGVKDATGNLARTAQQREALGPDFIQLSGEDLTAVAVMALGGHGCISVTSNIAPKFCADMQDACLSNDFARALKLNDRLSPLHQALFIEPNPAGPKYALAALGKITEEVRAPMLKASEKAHAPINAALIHAGLLVDA; encoded by the coding sequence ATGACGAAAAAGGCGGCATTTAGGGGATCCATCACCGCTCTCGTCACGCCTTTCAAGGATGGCGCCTTTGATGAAGCGACCTATCGGGCGTTGGTCGATTGGCAGATCGAGAGCGGCACGCATGGCTTGTCGCCCGCGGGCACGACCGGGGAAAGCCCGACTTTGTCGCACGCCGAACATCGCGACGTCATTGCGACCTGCATCAAGGAGGCGAGGGGCCGCGTGCCGGTGATCGCCGGGACGGGCTCGAACAATACGCATGAGGCGATCGAGCTGTCGCGTTTTGCCGAGAAGGCGGGCGCCGATGGCCTGCTCATCGTCGCGCCCTATTACAACAAGCCCTCACAGGAGGGGCTTTATCAGCATTACAAGGCGATCAACGACGCCGTCGGCATCCCGATCATCCTGTACAATATCCCGCCGCGCTCCGTGGTCGACATCTCGGTCGAAACGATGAAGCGGCTGTTCGAGCTGAAAAACATCGCCGGCGTCAAGGATGCGACGGGCAATCTCGCCCGCACGGCGCAGCAAAGGGAGGCGCTTGGACCTGATTTCATCCAGCTGTCCGGCGAGGATCTGACTGCGGTCGCGGTGATGGCGCTCGGTGGCCACGGTTGCATCTCGGTGACGTCGAACATTGCGCCGAAGTTCTGCGCCGACATGCAGGACGCCTGCCTCAGCAATGATTTCGCCCGCGCGCTGAAGCTGAACGATCGGCTGAGCCCCTTGCATCAGGCTCTTTTCATCGAGCCAAATCCGGCTGGGCCGAAATATGCGCTGGCGGCGCTTGGCAAGATCACGGAAGAGGTTCGCGCGCCTATGTTAAAGGCGAGCGAGAAAGCGCATGCGCCGATCAACGCCGCCCTCATCCATGCCGGGCTGCTTGTCGATGCCTGA
- the smpB gene encoding SsrA-binding protein SmpB: MAPKKESLFKIAADNRRARYNYEIGETFEAGIMLTGTEVKSLRTGKATIAESYASIGRSGELFLINANIPEYLQANRFNHEPKRPRKLLLHARELAKLAQGTEREGMTIVPLKIYFNDKGRAKIEIALARGKQLHDKRETEKKRDWSREKSRLMREKG, from the coding sequence GTGGCCCCAAAAAAAGAGAGTCTTTTCAAGATAGCCGCGGACAATCGACGGGCGCGGTATAATTATGAGATAGGGGAAACCTTCGAGGCGGGCATCATGCTGACGGGCACCGAAGTCAAATCGCTGCGCACGGGCAAGGCGACCATCGCGGAAAGCTACGCCTCGATCGGCCGCTCCGGCGAACTCTTTCTCATCAATGCGAACATCCCGGAATATCTGCAGGCCAACCGGTTCAACCATGAGCCGAAGCGGCCGCGCAAACTGCTTCTGCACGCGCGCGAACTCGCCAAGCTGGCGCAGGGGACCGAGCGCGAAGGCATGACGATCGTGCCGCTGAAGATCTATTTCAACGACAAAGGCCGGGCGAAGATCGAGATCGCCCTCGCGCGCGGAAAACAGTTGCATGACAAGCGCGAGACCGAGAAGAAACGCGACTGGAGCCGCGAGAAGAGCCGTCTCATGCGGGAGAAGGGCTGA